In one window of Dokdonia sp. PRO95 DNA:
- a CDS encoding N-acyl homoserine lactonase family protein: MKNILLIAALAITTVSCEEFKKGYEDGKQKAEDQKEAAAAAVSPEVTLYKLDGGTVMANNLNLFAQGDTYKGESKQLADAFFVIKHPKGTLLWDTGLPEMLVGQEPYTPEGGAFTITRKDSIKNQLKSIDMTTEDIDMIAFSHIHFDHTGAAKHFANATWLVQESEYDFAKGEDIKGNSFYAPDSFNKLTNVEKLNGDRDVFGDGTVVIKSMPGHTPGHQVLFLRLKDNGPTLLSGDIYHFEQNRKDAIVPQFNYDIPATDKSIKDFEAFAKAENAKVIIQHDAGNFAQTPAILN, encoded by the coding sequence ATGAAAAATATATTATTAATTGCTGCCCTTGCCATAACTACTGTTTCTTGCGAAGAATTCAAGAAAGGGTATGAAGATGGAAAGCAAAAAGCAGAAGACCAAAAAGAGGCAGCAGCTGCAGCAGTCTCACCTGAGGTTACATTATACAAACTAGATGGTGGTACCGTAATGGCAAATAACTTAAACCTATTTGCTCAGGGCGACACCTACAAAGGAGAATCTAAGCAGCTTGCAGATGCATTTTTTGTAATCAAGCATCCTAAAGGAACTCTTTTATGGGACACAGGATTACCAGAAATGCTGGTAGGACAAGAACCATATACTCCAGAAGGAGGGGCTTTTACAATCACGCGTAAGGACTCTATAAAAAATCAACTTAAAAGTATCGATATGACTACTGAGGATATCGATATGATTGCGTTTTCTCATATACATTTTGATCACACAGGAGCGGCAAAACATTTTGCAAACGCAACATGGTTGGTTCAAGAATCAGAATATGATTTTGCAAAAGGAGAAGACATCAAAGGAAATTCATTTTATGCGCCAGATAGCTTTAACAAGCTTACAAACGTAGAGAAACTGAATGGAGATAGAGACGTTTTTGGAGATGGCACTGTAGTTATCAAATCTATGCCAGGGCACACACCAGGTCACCAAGTATTGTTTTTACGTTTAAAAGATAACGGACCAACCTTGTTGTCTGGAGATATTTATCATTTTGAGCAAAACCGCAAAGATGCGATTGTACCTCAGTTTAATTATGATATTCCAGCAACAGATAAAAGTATAAAGGATTTTGAAGCTTTCGCGAAAGCGGAAAATGCCAAGGTAATTATCCAGCATGATGCAGGAAACTTTGCACAAACACCTGCAATACTTAATTAA
- the sufB gene encoding Fe-S cluster assembly protein SufB, translated as MAYTEDDLREELKTKEYEYGFFTDIESETFPVGLNEDIIRAISKKKEEPAWMTEWRLDAYKVWLSMEEPDWANVNYEKPDFQSIAYYSAPVAVDPNKTLDDVDPDLLAMYKKLGISVDEQKKMNNIAMDIVVDSVSVATTFKETLAEKGIIFMSISEAIKEHPELVRKHLGTIVPVKDNYYAALNSAVFSDGSFCYIPKGVKCPMELSTYFRINQGGTGQFERTLLVADEGSYVSYLEGCTAPSRDENQLHAAVVELIAMDDAEIKYSTVQNWYPGNEEGKGGVYNFVTKRGLCEKNAKISWTQVETGSAVTWKYPSCILKGDNSIGEFYSIAVTNNHQQADTGTKMIHLGKNTKSTIISKGISAGKSQNSYRGLVKINSGATNARNFSQCDSLLMGNECGAHTFPYIETKNKTAQVEHEATTSKIGEDQIFYCNQRGIDTEKAIALIVNGFSKEVLNKLPMEFAVEAQKLLEISLEGSVG; from the coding sequence ATGGCATATACTGAAGATGATTTAAGGGAAGAACTAAAAACCAAAGAATACGAATATGGTTTTTTTACAGATATTGAGTCTGAAACGTTTCCAGTAGGATTAAATGAGGACATCATACGAGCGATTTCTAAGAAAAAGGAAGAGCCAGCGTGGATGACTGAGTGGAGACTTGATGCATACAAGGTTTGGTTATCTATGGAAGAGCCAGACTGGGCAAACGTAAATTACGAAAAGCCAGATTTTCAATCAATAGCTTACTACTCTGCTCCCGTAGCTGTAGACCCTAACAAAACACTAGACGATGTAGATCCAGATCTACTCGCTATGTATAAAAAATTAGGAATCTCTGTAGATGAGCAAAAGAAAATGAACAATATCGCGATGGATATCGTGGTAGACTCTGTCTCTGTAGCCACTACATTTAAAGAGACACTTGCAGAGAAAGGAATCATTTTCATGAGTATCTCTGAGGCCATAAAAGAACACCCAGAACTAGTACGTAAGCACTTAGGAACAATAGTTCCAGTAAAAGACAATTACTACGCAGCATTAAACAGTGCTGTATTTTCTGACGGTTCTTTCTGTTACATTCCTAAAGGTGTAAAATGCCCTATGGAACTTTCTACCTATTTCCGAATTAATCAAGGAGGAACTGGACAGTTTGAAAGAACACTACTTGTAGCAGATGAAGGCAGCTATGTAAGTTACCTTGAAGGCTGTACCGCTCCTAGTCGTGATGAGAATCAACTGCACGCTGCCGTTGTAGAACTTATTGCAATGGACGATGCAGAAATTAAATATAGTACCGTTCAAAACTGGTACCCTGGTAATGAAGAAGGAAAAGGTGGAGTTTACAACTTTGTAACAAAGCGTGGTCTTTGTGAGAAGAATGCAAAAATCTCATGGACACAAGTAGAAACAGGATCCGCAGTTACATGGAAATACCCTTCTTGTATTCTTAAAGGAGACAACTCTATAGGTGAGTTTTACTCTATCGCAGTGACAAACAATCACCAGCAGGCAGACACAGGAACTAAGATGATACACCTTGGAAAAAACACCAAGAGTACAATCATATCAAAAGGTATCTCTGCAGGAAAATCTCAAAACTCATATAGAGGTCTAGTAAAGATTAACTCAGGAGCGACAAATGCACGTAACTTCTCGCAGTGTGATTCTTTATTAATGGGTAACGAGTGTGGAGCACACACCTTCCCATATATTGAGACTAAAAACAAAACTGCTCAAGTAGAACATGAAGCAACCACTAGTAAGATAGGTGAAGACCAGATATTTTACTGTAATCAACGTGGTATTGATACGGAAAAGGCAATTGCTTTAATTGTAAACGGATTCTCAAAAGAAGTACTTAATAAACTCCCTATGGAGTTTGCTGTAGAAGCCCAAAAATTACTTGAGATTAGTCTTGAGGGGTCTGTAGGATAG
- a CDS encoding iron-sulfur cluster assembly accessory protein — MIKVDSQAKTKIASLMQEDGFDVTTDYVRVGVKSGGCSGLSYDLHFDKTHHEDDKVFEDNDVKLIVDKKSFLYLIGTTLEYSGGLNGKGFVFNNPNAQRTCGCGESFSL; from the coding sequence ATGATTAAAGTAGATTCACAAGCAAAAACTAAAATCGCAAGCCTCATGCAGGAAGACGGTTTTGATGTAACTACAGACTATGTACGTGTAGGCGTAAAGAGTGGTGGTTGTAGTGGTTTATCATACGACCTTCATTTTGACAAAACACATCACGAAGATGACAAAGTTTTTGAAGACAATGACGTAAAGCTCATCGTAGACAAGAAGAGCTTCCTTTACTTAATAGGTACTACACTAGAATATAGTGGCGGACTTAATGGAAAAGGATTTGTTTTTAATAATCCAAATGCACAGCGCACCTGTGGATGCGGAGAAAGCTTTTCTCTATAA
- a CDS encoding ribonucleotide-diphosphate reductase subunit beta — translation MEITHIVKRDFQTKPFHQEKITSAILKAMTAIEHGGPEDAQRISDMVYSDLKKRKELDATYIPTIEQIQDLVERKLMLSEEFVDVAKTYILYRDEQAQKRKTNIFEKRINLKPYEYPQLYDYVPAIRHSYWIHTEYNFTSDIQDFKTRITDVERSAIKNTMLAISQIEVAVKGFWGDIYHKMPKPEVGAVGATFAESEVRHADAYSHLLEILGLNKEFKLLKKKPVMMKRVQYLETALKNAKSEDNKEYSESILLFSLFIEHVSLFSQFLIIMAFNKHKNMLKGISNVVEATSKEEQIHGDFGIDIIKIIKAENPEWFDAEHSATVQEMCKEAFKAESNIVDWIFEAGELDFLPKALVNEFIKDRFNKSLTSIGIDPVFEVDQNLLKDAEWFDDEIIGTKHGDFFVKRSVNYTKRAQSITEDDLF, via the coding sequence ATGGAAATTACTCACATCGTCAAGCGCGATTTTCAAACGAAACCTTTTCACCAAGAGAAGATTACAAGTGCTATTCTTAAAGCAATGACTGCCATTGAGCATGGAGGTCCTGAAGATGCACAACGTATTTCTGATATGGTTTATAGCGACCTTAAGAAGAGAAAAGAGCTTGATGCAACTTACATTCCTACTATTGAGCAAATACAAGATCTCGTAGAGCGCAAGTTAATGTTAAGTGAGGAGTTTGTAGATGTTGCAAAAACATACATATTGTACCGTGACGAGCAAGCTCAAAAGCGTAAAACAAACATCTTTGAAAAGAGAATTAATCTTAAGCCGTACGAGTATCCACAATTATACGATTATGTGCCAGCGATAAGACACTCTTACTGGATACATACAGAGTATAACTTTACGAGTGATATACAAGATTTTAAAACGCGTATTACAGATGTGGAGCGTAGCGCGATTAAAAATACAATGCTAGCAATCTCTCAAATAGAAGTTGCGGTAAAAGGTTTTTGGGGAGATATCTACCACAAAATGCCTAAACCAGAAGTAGGAGCAGTGGGAGCGACGTTTGCAGAGAGTGAGGTGAGACATGCAGATGCATACTCGCACCTTCTTGAAATATTAGGTCTTAATAAAGAGTTTAAGTTACTTAAGAAAAAGCCTGTAATGATGAAGCGTGTGCAGTACCTAGAGACTGCGCTCAAGAATGCAAAGAGTGAAGACAATAAAGAGTACTCAGAGTCTATATTACTATTTTCTCTATTTATAGAGCACGTATCACTGTTTTCTCAGTTCTTAATTATCATGGCTTTTAATAAGCATAAAAATATGCTTAAAGGAATCTCAAACGTAGTAGAGGCAACTTCTAAGGAGGAGCAAATACACGGAGATTTTGGTATTGATATTATAAAAATTATTAAAGCAGAAAATCCAGAGTGGTTTGATGCAGAGCATAGCGCAACCGTACAAGAAATGTGTAAAGAAGCATTCAAAGCAGAAAGCAATATTGTAGACTGGATTTTTGAAGCTGGAGAATTAGACTTCTTACCTAAAGCGCTTGTAAACGAATTCATAAAAGACAGATTCAATAAATCTCTTACGAGTATTGGTATTGACCCTGTATTTGAAGTTGACCAGAATTTATTAAAAGACGCAGAGTGGTTTGATGATGAAATCATAGGGACCAAACATGGCGATTTCTTTGTAAAGAGATCTGTTAACTACACAAAAAGAGCACAAAGTATAACCGAAGACGACCTATTTTAA
- a CDS encoding ribonucleoside-diphosphate reductase subunit alpha — protein MNDQELMKDQVSASTAGKENELLTARKEALSNKTESEGAGFKWLTENSRKFLGAGYLSPGVSPEQRIREVADRAEQILGMPGFSDKFYGYMSEGFYSLASPVWSNFGKERGLPISCFGSHISDDMGNILYTQSEVGMMSKLGGGTSGYFGKIRPRGAEVKNNGQASGSVHIMQLFESMVDVVSQGSVRRGRFSPYLPIEHADIEEFLKIGTEGNSIQELTHGVTVTSKWMEEMIEGDSAKRSLWAKVLQSRGEMGYPYIFFTDNANNGAADVYKDNNHKIYASNLCTEIMLPSNDDWSFVCVLSSVNVLHYDKWKDTDAVETMVYFLDAVITEFLEKLETYRDSDSREDRQTFLFMERAYNFAKSNRSLGLGVLGWHSLLQSRMLPFNSQEAYNLNSEIFKAIKDKSYKASEELAKTFGEPEVLKGYGRRNATLNAVAPTTSSAFILGQVSQGIEPIWSNIYVKDIAKIKTTIKNPFLEELLEEKGMNTTEVWRSIRDMDGSVQHLEFLNENEKDTFKTYSEIDQMDIIYQAANRQNHIDQGQSVNIIVHPEMPVKEINKIHVTAWKLGLKSLYYQHSMNAAQKFKQKKDCASCEA, from the coding sequence ATGAACGATCAAGAACTAATGAAAGACCAAGTTTCTGCATCAACAGCAGGAAAAGAAAATGAACTGTTAACTGCTCGTAAAGAAGCGTTGTCTAATAAAACAGAAAGTGAAGGAGCCGGATTCAAGTGGCTTACAGAAAATAGTCGTAAGTTTTTAGGTGCAGGATATCTAAGTCCTGGAGTATCTCCAGAGCAAAGAATAAGAGAAGTTGCAGATAGAGCCGAACAAATTCTAGGAATGCCTGGGTTTAGTGATAAATTCTATGGGTATATGTCTGAAGGGTTTTACTCACTTGCTTCTCCAGTATGGTCAAATTTTGGAAAAGAAAGAGGACTCCCTATAAGCTGTTTTGGTTCACATATCTCTGATGATATGGGTAACATTCTATACACTCAATCTGAGGTAGGAATGATGTCAAAACTAGGAGGAGGAACTTCTGGTTATTTTGGAAAAATAAGACCAAGAGGTGCAGAGGTGAAGAACAATGGGCAAGCGTCTGGTTCTGTACACATCATGCAACTTTTTGAATCAATGGTGGATGTGGTAAGTCAAGGGTCTGTAAGACGTGGTCGTTTTTCTCCTTACTTGCCTATTGAGCATGCAGATATTGAAGAGTTCTTAAAAATAGGAACAGAAGGAAATAGCATCCAAGAGCTTACACACGGTGTTACTGTGACAAGTAAGTGGATGGAAGAAATGATCGAGGGTGACAGTGCAAAACGCTCATTATGGGCAAAAGTATTGCAGTCTAGAGGAGAAATGGGATACCCGTATATATTCTTTACAGACAACGCAAATAATGGTGCTGCAGATGTATATAAGGATAATAATCACAAAATCTATGCAAGTAACCTTTGTACAGAGATCATGTTACCTTCTAATGATGACTGGTCATTCGTATGTGTCCTTTCATCTGTAAACGTACTTCACTATGATAAGTGGAAGGATACAGATGCTGTTGAGACAATGGTATACTTCTTAGATGCTGTAATTACTGAGTTCCTTGAGAAATTAGAAACTTATAGAGATTCAGACTCTAGAGAAGATCGCCAGACATTCTTATTTATGGAACGTGCTTATAATTTTGCAAAGTCTAACCGTTCATTAGGGTTAGGAGTATTAGGATGGCACTCATTACTGCAGTCTAGAATGTTACCTTTTAATAGTCAAGAAGCATATAACTTAAACAGCGAAATCTTTAAGGCAATTAAAGATAAGTCTTATAAAGCATCAGAAGAGCTTGCAAAGACATTTGGAGAGCCAGAAGTACTTAAAGGATATGGTAGACGTAATGCGACACTTAATGCAGTTGCACCTACAACATCATCTGCTTTCATTTTAGGTCAAGTGTCTCAAGGTATTGAGCCTATCTGGTCAAATATTTATGTAAAAGATATAGCAAAGATTAAGACTACGATTAAGAATCCATTCTTAGAAGAACTTCTTGAAGAAAAAGGAATGAATACTACAGAGGTGTGGAGAAGTATCCGTGATATGGATGGGTCTGTGCAGCACTTAGAATTTTTGAATGAAAATGAGAAAGATACTTTCAAAACATATTCAGAAATTGATCAAATGGATATTATCTATCAAGCAGCAAACCGTCAAAATCACATTGATCAAGGGCAGTCTGTAAATATTATTGTGCACCCAGAAATGCCAGTAAAAGAGATTAACAAAATCCACGTAACAGCATGGAAGCTAGGATTAAAATCTTTATACTACCAGCACAGTATGAATGCAGCTCAAAAATTCAAGCAGAAGAAAGACTGCGCAAGTTGTGAAGCATAA
- a CDS encoding TonB-dependent receptor, translating to MKNIITSFICSIAFFYGAFSQTGSIPIQTIDTIVISSSRIKSTAQQIPAAVSVITTSKEDATRQQLSLQEYVQQVPGVFTQNANNFAQDLRISIRGFGARSSFGIRGIKLIVDGIPETTPDGQGQLDNLNLGIIDRIEITKGASASLYGNASGGVVDITTKSFDTLEGNSTSVKAGIGAFGFQNYQATATIGDANANYTFHGNYATSDGYRDQSGFEQINTNFKGQFKLGENTSLTAILNYADSPQADDPGGLTLEEVNTNRRQARDRNAQFKTGEAVEQFKVGASLAWNKNENTTVNTYAFYSNRQFNGLLPFEFGGIVDLSRNYLGQGTSITYKKNKNTIRAGYDFAYQNDRRNRFRNLDGEEGGQTLGQREKFTNLGIYVTDHLSLGKLLITAGARFDYNKLSADDDFLDNGDDSGSLTLNSFNPSVGVSYAFAKALSPYINVATSFETPSLSELSSNPDGSIGFNENLKAQKATSFEVGLKGTIASKLQYQLAAFLINTKDDLVPFELAQFPDREFFRNAGKTERHGVEVEASYRALPLGSGWLNATGSYTYSNFTYDDFETPNGDFDGNYLPGIARHMSSVGLQYAGETGISASINTNFIGEQFAQDSNETTIDGYELVNVRASYETLFREVRLKPYIGINNVLDQKYTDNVRINAFGGRFYEPAPGLTIFGGITLEF from the coding sequence TTGAAAAATATTATCACCTCTTTTATCTGTTCGATTGCATTCTTTTATGGTGCCTTTAGTCAGACGGGATCTATACCTATTCAGACTATTGATACTATTGTAATTTCTTCATCGAGAATTAAGAGTACAGCACAGCAAATACCTGCAGCCGTTTCTGTTATTACTACGAGCAAAGAAGATGCTACTAGACAGCAACTGTCCTTACAAGAGTATGTGCAGCAAGTGCCAGGTGTGTTTACTCAAAATGCAAATAACTTTGCTCAGGATTTACGAATATCCATTCGTGGTTTTGGAGCACGGTCTAGTTTTGGGATACGAGGTATAAAACTTATTGTAGATGGGATTCCTGAGACTACTCCAGATGGACAAGGGCAACTTGATAATCTTAATCTAGGTATAATAGACCGTATTGAGATTACAAAAGGAGCAAGTGCTAGTCTTTACGGTAATGCCTCTGGTGGTGTGGTTGATATAACCACAAAATCTTTTGACACACTGGAGGGAAATAGCACCTCAGTAAAAGCAGGAATAGGTGCTTTTGGATTTCAAAATTATCAAGCAACGGCCACCATAGGAGATGCAAATGCAAACTATACCTTCCACGGTAATTATGCGACTAGCGATGGTTATAGAGATCAAAGTGGTTTTGAGCAAATAAACACCAATTTTAAAGGGCAATTTAAACTAGGGGAGAATACTTCTTTAACGGCTATTCTTAATTATGCAGATTCACCACAGGCAGATGATCCTGGTGGATTAACGCTAGAGGAAGTTAATACTAATAGAAGACAGGCAAGAGATAGAAATGCGCAGTTTAAAACAGGTGAGGCTGTAGAGCAGTTTAAAGTAGGAGCGAGCCTAGCGTGGAATAAGAATGAGAATACTACCGTAAATACATATGCTTTTTATAGCAACCGACAGTTTAATGGGCTGTTGCCATTTGAGTTTGGTGGTATTGTAGATTTATCACGCAATTACTTAGGGCAAGGAACGAGTATTACTTACAAGAAAAATAAGAATACCATACGCGCAGGATACGACTTTGCTTATCAGAATGATCGCAGGAACAGGTTTAGAAACCTTGATGGAGAAGAGGGAGGTCAAACGCTAGGACAGCGCGAGAAATTTACTAACCTAGGTATTTATGTTACAGACCACCTTTCGCTAGGTAAATTATTGATTACAGCCGGAGCGAGGTTTGATTACAACAAACTTTCGGCAGATGATGATTTTCTGGATAACGGGGATGATTCTGGAAGTCTTACATTAAATTCTTTTAATCCTAGTGTTGGTGTTAGTTACGCTTTCGCGAAAGCGTTATCTCCATACATCAATGTCGCAACAAGTTTTGAGACACCGTCATTATCAGAATTATCGTCAAATCCTGATGGGTCTATAGGATTTAATGAGAATTTAAAAGCGCAAAAAGCAACTAGCTTTGAGGTGGGTTTAAAAGGGACTATTGCAAGCAAGTTGCAATATCAACTCGCTGCGTTTTTGATAAACACAAAAGATGATTTAGTGCCTTTTGAGTTGGCTCAATTTCCAGATCGTGAGTTTTTTAGAAATGCAGGAAAAACCGAGCGTCATGGTGTTGAGGTTGAGGCTTCATATAGAGCATTACCCTTAGGGAGTGGTTGGTTAAACGCTACGGGCTCTTACACCTACTCAAACTTTACGTATGATGATTTTGAAACTCCAAACGGAGATTTTGACGGTAACTACTTGCCAGGGATAGCAAGACACATGTCTAGTGTAGGGTTACAATATGCAGGTGAAACTGGTATAAGTGCAAGCATAAACACAAATTTTATAGGAGAGCAATTTGCTCAAGATAGCAACGAGACTACTATAGATGGATATGAGCTTGTTAATGTGAGAGCAAGCTACGAGACATTATTTAGAGAGGTCAGGTTAAAGCCTTACATTGGGATAAATAACGTGCTAGACCAAAAATACACGGATAATGTGCGTATTAATGCCTTTGGAGGAAGGTTTTATGAGCCTGCGCCGGGACTCACTATTTTTGGAGGAATCACACTTGAATTTTAA
- a CDS encoding sulfite exporter TauE/SafE family protein has translation MTEVQTYIIAIIGGLIAGGINTLAGNGSAITLTILTEVLGLPGNIANGTNRIGIFTQCSATSWVFYKNGRLDIAKNKKYIIPIFIGAIAGAILAINVSNEQFRAVFKFMMVFMLLAVLVKPKRWLRETDLKFKPKWYIYIPLLFALGFYGGFIQMGMGVFFLIIMVLGMRFNIIESNALKSFVIGLYTLFVIAIFHYQGLIDWKLGGIMAIGQTTGGFLTARFASKNKWADQVAYYVLIIVLTGAIAKMFLF, from the coding sequence GTGACAGAAGTACAAACATATATTATTGCTATAATAGGAGGTCTTATCGCTGGGGGGATCAATACCCTTGCAGGAAATGGAAGCGCCATTACCTTAACGATTCTTACGGAGGTGCTTGGGCTGCCAGGCAATATTGCAAATGGAACTAACCGTATTGGGATTTTTACACAATGTTCGGCTACTTCGTGGGTTTTTTATAAGAATGGAAGGCTTGATATTGCAAAGAACAAAAAATATATCATTCCTATTTTTATAGGTGCTATTGCAGGTGCTATTCTTGCTATAAATGTAAGTAATGAGCAGTTTAGAGCAGTGTTTAAATTTATGATGGTGTTCATGCTGCTAGCCGTGTTAGTGAAGCCTAAGCGCTGGTTAAGAGAAACAGATCTTAAGTTTAAACCTAAATGGTACATTTATATCCCATTGCTTTTTGCTCTTGGATTTTATGGAGGATTTATCCAGATGGGTATGGGCGTGTTTTTCCTTATAATCATGGTGTTAGGAATGCGCTTTAACATCATAGAAAGTAATGCGCTCAAAAGTTTTGTAATAGGACTTTATACGCTCTTTGTAATTGCAATTTTTCACTACCAAGGGCTCATTGATTGGAAACTGGGAGGCATTATGGCAATAGGACAAACTACAGGTGGGTTTCTTACTGCTCGTTTTGCTAGTAAGAATAAATGGGCAGATCAAGTAGCATATTACGTTCTTATTATTGTACTCACAGGTGCTATTGCAAAGATGTTTTTATTTTAA
- a CDS encoding ThuA domain-containing protein: MHIKMLLKISFCILFITSCNQAEDKKQVIDEPVKQLRALIVDGQNNHGVWPKTTMMMKSYLEETGLFQVDIYRTAYTYQGPHHGIVDGLNHDSITQLVEKYRVDDARIHEVKDSIIADASFKPEFNTYDVILSNFGDKTANWPEDTKEDFESYMKNGGGLVVVHGANNSWGDWPAFNKMIGVGGWGNRPHDGLNQIYINKEEQLKIEPSNGEESSHGPETEFVLTAWDTLHPIMRGLPKQWMHTKDELYDRLRGPAKNVNVLYYAYSDVEGNAQPWAPENKGSGRGEPLIMTVNYESGRVFHTALGHMDISMESVGFITTLQRGAEWAATGRVTQEVPRDFPKKKSAVKRSWK; the protein is encoded by the coding sequence ATGCACATCAAAATGTTACTCAAAATAAGTTTCTGTATACTATTTATTACTAGTTGCAATCAGGCTGAAGATAAGAAGCAGGTCATAGATGAACCAGTTAAGCAACTTAGAGCACTCATTGTAGACGGTCAAAACAATCATGGAGTATGGCCCAAAACAACAATGATGATGAAATCATATTTAGAAGAAACAGGTCTTTTTCAGGTTGATATTTATAGAACCGCTTATACATATCAAGGTCCACATCACGGTATTGTAGACGGACTCAATCACGACAGTATCACACAACTAGTTGAAAAGTATAGAGTAGATGATGCACGAATACATGAAGTAAAAGACAGCATCATTGCAGATGCTTCTTTTAAGCCCGAATTTAATACATATGATGTGATCTTATCAAACTTTGGTGACAAAACTGCAAATTGGCCTGAGGATACAAAAGAAGATTTTGAATCTTATATGAAGAATGGTGGCGGTCTTGTGGTTGTGCATGGAGCAAATAATTCTTGGGGAGACTGGCCTGCATTTAATAAGATGATAGGTGTAGGTGGCTGGGGAAACCGCCCACACGATGGACTTAATCAGATTTACATTAACAAAGAAGAACAGCTTAAGATTGAACCAAGTAATGGTGAGGAATCTTCACACGGTCCAGAAACCGAATTTGTACTAACAGCCTGGGATACGTTACACCCTATCATGCGCGGATTACCTAAGCAATGGATGCATACTAAAGACGAACTCTATGACCGTTTACGCGGCCCTGCTAAGAATGTAAATGTATTATACTACGCCTATTCTGATGTAGAGGGAAATGCACAACCGTGGGCTCCAGAAAATAAAGGATCCGGCAGGGGTGAGCCTCTTATTATGACTGTAAATTATGAAAGTGGACGTGTATTCCATACTGCCTTAGGACATATGGATATTTCTATGGAGAGTGTCGGCTTTATAACGACCTTGCAGCGAGGAGCAGAGTGGGCAGCCACCGGGAGAGTAACACAAGAAGTGCCAAGAGATTTTCCAAAAAAAAAGAGCGCCGTAAAGCGCTCTTGGAAATAG
- the thiL gene encoding thiamine-phosphate kinase yields MLEDKNQERTSLSELGEFGLIDHLTKHFKIHHKSTVVGVGDDTAVLKFPKSQVIVTTDLLVEGVHFDLTYVPLKHLGYKAVMVNLSDVYAMNAEATQITVSIAVSNRFPLEALEELYAGIQAACVNYKVDLVGGDTTSSNVGLVISVTAIGHATPKNIAKRSTANAGDLLVVTGDIGAAYMGLQILEREKAVFTVNPNSQPDLEQYSYLIERQLKPEARKDVKGILESLEVKPTSMIDVSDGLSSEVLHICKNSGVGCNLYEDKIPLDPQVISSCEEFELDSTTIALSGGEDYELLFTISQEDFPKIKGNPNFSIIGHMTEEKEGVHLITRANTKIPLVARGWNALQKED; encoded by the coding sequence ATGTTAGAAGATAAAAATCAAGAGCGCACTTCGCTATCAGAATTAGGAGAATTTGGTCTAATTGATCACTTAACAAAGCATTTTAAAATTCATCATAAAAGTACCGTTGTTGGAGTAGGTGACGATACTGCAGTTTTAAAATTCCCTAAGAGTCAGGTTATTGTTACTACAGACCTTCTTGTAGAGGGAGTACATTTTGATTTGACCTACGTGCCTTTAAAACATTTAGGTTACAAGGCTGTGATGGTAAACCTCTCTGATGTTTATGCTATGAATGCAGAAGCTACTCAGATTACCGTATCAATCGCAGTGTCTAATCGTTTCCCACTAGAGGCGCTAGAAGAATTATATGCTGGTATTCAAGCTGCTTGTGTTAATTATAAAGTAGACCTAGTAGGTGGAGATACTACCTCTTCTAATGTAGGTTTAGTAATAAGTGTTACCGCAATAGGTCACGCAACTCCTAAGAACATAGCAAAAAGATCTACCGCAAACGCCGGAGATTTACTGGTAGTAACTGGAGATATAGGTGCAGCTTATATGGGATTACAGATACTAGAAAGGGAGAAGGCGGTTTTTACAGTAAATCCTAATAGCCAGCCAGATCTTGAGCAATATAGTTACTTGATTGAGCGCCAACTTAAACCTGAAGCGCGTAAAGATGTAAAAGGAATTTTAGAATCTTTAGAAGTGAAGCCTACATCTATGATTGATGTAAGCGATGGGTTATCTTCTGAGGTACTGCATATATGTAAAAACTCTGGTGTAGGATGTAATTTATATGAAGATAAGATACCACTAGATCCACAAGTTATAAGTAGTTGTGAGGAGTTTGAACTAGATAGTACTACTATCGCGCTAAGCGGTGGAGAAGATTATGAACTCTTATTTACAATTAGTCAAGAGGATTTTCCAAAAATAAAAGGAAATCCTAATTTTTCTATAATAGGTCACATGACAGAAGAAAAAGAAGGTGTACACCTCATCACACGAGCAAATACTAAAATACCATTAGTTGCCCGTGGATGGAATGCACTTCAAAAAGAAGACTAA